A portion of the Marinobacter alexandrii genome contains these proteins:
- a CDS encoding 7TM diverse intracellular signaling domain-containing protein, whose translation MKGLSILMKLGFLIVGLISSFTLYSQSKKDNSYTVEKGYIDLSNYNPHENDPIALNGDWEFYWETLLDPADSTYQSDLLEATYYTVPEGWSEKNDVYNIGINNYGYGSYRLNIHFGKPQFNLGLKVRSWGLANKIFINGEVLGQSGQVGTSTTSCVPESKVEAISFDAPEGTAEIIIHSSNFHNRAGGLAAEIVLGDGDVIQASRRNLEWLDLFLVGSIFIMGVYHIGLFFVRKKTFSPLLFALFCFTIALRIITNENFGTDIITMNGFLHRKIDYLTYYLAFGLFFFYSTRLFHKDVIPWVVKIALGFILIFSIGVAILPMKVYTMGLIAFQLFTFVAMLYLTFVMILATIRKRDGARIYLIGWILLFTTGINDLLHFSGLIETTSLSHIGILLFILSQALLLMFRYERSFKRSFYLGRKLNHVNKNLEKIVAKRTKDLAEKNKSITESISYAEKIQTALLPRESDIKKIFPNSFIVLKPKDVVSGDFYWFAHLEETKRGAVSIIVAADCTGHGLSGALMTMSGSTSLDQIVNLQGITSPDSIAASLNNSIRNLLHQTDLQNSNQDGIDAAICTIYHDEKIVEYAGANGPLIFVNDDEIETISPTKISLGGNSMQVDNSVFQKHSFSFEQNDVSIYLFSDGYINQVGSPKNEAFGITRLKKLILKNSKSNPRDKALEFDTTLENWIIQGKANQSDDMLIMGINLSNT comes from the coding sequence ATGAAAGGTTTATCTATTCTCATGAAGCTTGGCTTTTTGATTGTTGGTTTAATTAGCTCCTTTACACTTTATTCTCAATCCAAAAAAGATAATTCGTATACCGTTGAAAAAGGATACATCGATTTGTCAAACTATAATCCACACGAAAATGACCCAATAGCCTTAAATGGAGATTGGGAGTTTTACTGGGAAACACTACTAGATCCTGCTGATTCAACTTACCAATCAGACTTGCTGGAGGCTACTTATTACACCGTGCCAGAAGGTTGGTCTGAAAAGAATGATGTCTATAATATAGGCATCAACAATTATGGGTATGGCTCCTACAGGCTAAACATACATTTTGGGAAACCTCAATTTAACTTGGGTCTCAAGGTTAGGTCATGGGGCCTAGCAAACAAGATTTTCATTAATGGAGAGGTTCTGGGACAATCGGGGCAAGTAGGAACTTCAACCACTAGCTGTGTGCCGGAATCTAAAGTAGAGGCTATTTCTTTTGACGCACCAGAAGGCACAGCGGAGATTATTATTCATTCCAGCAATTTTCATAACAGGGCAGGAGGGTTAGCCGCAGAAATTGTTTTAGGCGATGGAGATGTTATTCAAGCTTCGAGACGAAACCTGGAATGGTTAGATCTATTTTTAGTAGGCTCCATTTTTATCATGGGTGTTTATCATATTGGTCTTTTCTTCGTAAGGAAGAAAACGTTCTCTCCTTTACTATTCGCTCTTTTTTGTTTCACGATAGCACTCAGAATTATCACCAATGAGAATTTCGGAACAGACATCATAACGATGAACGGCTTTCTACATCGTAAGATTGACTACTTAACCTATTATCTGGCTTTTGGTCTCTTCTTTTTTTACAGTACTCGGCTTTTTCACAAAGATGTTATTCCATGGGTAGTAAAAATTGCTCTAGGCTTCATCTTAATCTTTTCAATAGGAGTAGCAATTCTCCCAATGAAAGTTTACACGATGGGACTCATTGCGTTTCAGCTCTTCACATTCGTAGCAATGTTGTATCTCACTTTTGTAATGATCCTAGCTACAATACGGAAAAGAGATGGTGCAAGAATCTATCTTATTGGTTGGATTTTACTTTTCACCACAGGCATAAATGACTTACTTCATTTTTCTGGACTTATTGAAACCACTTCTCTTTCTCACATTGGAATTCTTCTATTTATTCTTTCACAGGCTTTGTTGCTTATGTTCAGATACGAGAGATCCTTCAAACGAAGTTTTTATCTTGGAAGAAAGCTCAATCACGTAAACAAGAATCTTGAAAAAATTGTAGCAAAGAGAACTAAGGATTTAGCGGAAAAGAATAAGAGCATAACAGAAAGTATCAGTTACGCAGAAAAAATTCAGACCGCTTTACTTCCACGAGAATCTGACATCAAAAAAATATTCCCCAATTCATTCATCGTATTAAAACCTAAGGATGTAGTCAGTGGTGATTTCTACTGGTTTGCACACCTTGAAGAAACAAAAAGAGGTGCCGTTTCAATTATTGTTGCTGCTGATTGTACTGGTCATGGTCTTTCGGGAGCGCTAATGACCATGTCTGGGTCTACTTCGTTGGATCAAATTGTAAACCTACAAGGGATAACTTCTCCAGATTCCATCGCTGCATCATTAAATAATTCCATTAGAAATCTCCTTCATCAAACTGACTTACAGAACAGCAATCAAGATGGGATAGATGCTGCTATTTGCACCATATATCATGATGAAAAAATTGTAGAATATGCTGGAGCTAATGGTCCGTTAATTTTTGTCAATGATGATGAAATAGAGACTATCTCTCCAACAAAAATCTCTTTGGGAGGTAATTCAATGCAAGTGGATAATAGTGTATTTCAAAAACATAGCTTTTCATTCGAGCAAAATGATGTTTCCATTTACTTATTTTCAGATGGGTACATCAATCAAGTCGGAAGCCCTAAAAACGAAGCATTTGGCATAACTCGTCTTAAAAAATTGATATTGAAAAATTCAAAAAGCAACCCAAGGGATAAAGCATTAGAATTTGATACCACCTTGGAAAATTGGATAATACAAGGAAAAGCAAATCAATCTGATGATATGCTGATAATGGGGATCAACTTATCAAACACCTAA
- a CDS encoding dihydroorotase, whose amino-acid sequence MYLIKNVAIVNEGKIAHGDVLIKNDRIEKIGSQLTLSENHQLIDGEGLHLFPGVIDDQVHFREPGLTHKGNIFTESRAAVAGGVTSFMEMPNVNPQTITQELLSKKYEIGAKNSLANYSFYMGSTNDNLDEVLKTDPASVCGIKIFMGSSTGNMLVDDPETLENIFRNAPILIATHCEDEATIRANTEAYIEKYGEDIPFKCHPLIRNEEACYLSSSKAVELAKKNNARLHILHISTGKETHLFSNDEPLGKKRITSEACIHHLWFSDQDYDEKGAYIKWNPAVKTAQDRDEIWEALLDNRIDVIATDHAPHTIQEKDNKYLKAPSGGPLIQHTLTAMLDFYHQGKISLERIAEKTSHAVAECFDVKERGYIREGYYADFALVNLKKPWEVTKENILAKCNWSPFEGHRFKSSVEKTFVSGHLAYDNGELNESKMGQRLAFDR is encoded by the coding sequence ATGTACTTGATTAAAAATGTAGCAATTGTAAATGAAGGAAAAATCGCTCATGGAGATGTTCTGATTAAGAATGATCGAATAGAGAAAATTGGAAGCCAGCTGACTTTATCAGAAAATCATCAATTAATAGATGGTGAAGGGCTTCACCTATTTCCTGGGGTGATTGATGATCAAGTACATTTCAGAGAGCCAGGATTAACTCATAAAGGGAATATTTTCACGGAATCCAGAGCGGCTGTTGCTGGTGGAGTCACATCATTCATGGAAATGCCGAACGTGAACCCACAAACTATTACCCAAGAGCTATTGTCTAAGAAGTATGAAATAGGGGCTAAGAATTCTTTGGCTAACTATTCCTTTTACATGGGCAGCACGAATGATAATTTGGATGAGGTCCTAAAAACAGATCCAGCGTCTGTTTGTGGCATTAAAATTTTTATGGGTTCTTCGACAGGAAATATGCTGGTTGATGACCCTGAAACACTTGAGAATATCTTTAGAAATGCACCTATTTTAATCGCGACCCATTGTGAGGACGAAGCAACTATTCGTGCAAATACGGAGGCATATATAGAAAAGTACGGAGAAGATATTCCGTTTAAGTGCCATCCTCTTATCCGAAACGAGGAGGCTTGCTATTTATCCTCTTCCAAAGCTGTTGAATTGGCGAAGAAGAATAATGCTCGTCTACATATTCTTCATATATCGACTGGAAAGGAGACACATCTTTTTTCAAATGATGAACCTCTAGGTAAAAAGCGAATCACATCTGAAGCCTGTATTCATCACCTCTGGTTTTCGGATCAGGATTATGATGAGAAAGGCGCCTATATCAAATGGAATCCTGCAGTGAAAACGGCTCAAGATCGAGATGAAATTTGGGAAGCATTGCTTGATAATAGGATCGATGTAATCGCTACGGATCATGCACCCCATACCATTCAAGAAAAAGATAATAAGTACCTAAAAGCACCTTCAGGAGGCCCGCTCATTCAACATACTTTAACGGCGATGCTAGATTTTTATCATCAAGGTAAAATTTCGCTGGAGCGAATTGCAGAAAAAACGAGTCATGCGGTGGCTGAATGTTTCGATGTGAAAGAGCGAGGATATATCAGAGAAGGGTACTACGCAGATTTTGCATTAGTGAATTTGAAAAAGCCCTGGGAAGTAACTAAAGAAAATATTTTGGCAAAATGCAATTGGTCTCCGTTTGAGGGACACAGGTTTAAGTCAAGTGTAGAAAAGACTTTTGTTTCCGGTCACTTGGCTTATGACAATGGTGAGCTGAATGAAAGCAAGATGGGTCAGCGTCTTGCATTTGATCGTTAG
- a CDS encoding M28 family peptidase, with protein MRKISYVLGLIVAFGLLAQDKTAIKYAKTITSEDLKEHLSILASDEYEGRETGTKGQKMAAEYIANHFKSLGLEPPVDGSYFQKFNLTQSSIGSVYMKRGDDKMVGFEDFVYYSRSETMGEEYINVVMASEDDDEMKGFDGSYVVYVTEKLGGLQETIDKAKEAGAIGFIIVVTNDDEYSSTLSRFGPFLKRASLGIDARDNTADKMIIADKSLAAWMFDKDFEEIKAGDNTQVILNADYLDKPVGTENVLGFMKGTEKPDEVLIITSHYDHVGIIDGEVYNGADDDGSGTVTVLEIAEAFATAAKKKKGPKRSILFMTVTGEEKGLLGSRYYTDTDPIFPLENTVANLNIDMVGRVDDAHSDASDYIYLIGSDKLSTELHELSEKVNKTYTNLNLDYTYNDENDPNRFYYRSDHYNFAKNNIPIIFYFNGTHPDYHKSTDTIEKIEFETMEKRARLVFHTGWEVANRSERVKVDK; from the coding sequence ATGAGAAAGATAAGTTACGTTTTGGGCCTGATAGTGGCCTTTGGACTGTTGGCACAGGATAAAACAGCCATTAAGTACGCTAAGACAATTACCTCCGAAGACCTGAAAGAGCACCTCTCAATCTTGGCATCTGACGAGTACGAAGGAAGGGAAACAGGAACAAAAGGACAGAAGATGGCTGCTGAGTACATTGCTAATCATTTTAAATCTCTGGGCTTGGAACCACCTGTAGATGGATCGTACTTTCAGAAATTCAACCTGACACAGTCTTCTATAGGGTCTGTATATATGAAAAGAGGAGATGATAAGATGGTTGGATTTGAAGATTTTGTTTATTACTCCAGATCTGAGACCATGGGAGAAGAGTATATCAATGTGGTCATGGCATCAGAAGATGATGATGAAATGAAAGGCTTTGATGGATCTTATGTGGTTTATGTAACAGAAAAGTTAGGTGGACTTCAAGAAACAATTGATAAGGCAAAAGAAGCAGGAGCCATTGGCTTCATCATTGTTGTAACAAACGATGATGAGTATAGCTCAACATTAAGCAGATTTGGTCCATTTTTGAAACGCGCAAGCTTAGGAATTGATGCAAGAGATAACACTGCAGATAAAATGATTATCGCAGATAAGTCTCTAGCAGCATGGATGTTTGATAAAGATTTCGAAGAGATCAAAGCAGGAGACAATACGCAAGTAATTCTCAATGCAGACTATTTGGACAAGCCAGTTGGAACGGAAAATGTTCTTGGATTCATGAAAGGAACAGAAAAGCCTGATGAGGTTCTTATCATCACCTCCCATTATGATCATGTTGGTATCATCGATGGGGAAGTTTACAATGGTGCTGATGATGATGGTTCAGGAACGGTAACGGTTTTAGAAATCGCTGAAGCTTTTGCTACAGCAGCAAAGAAGAAAAAAGGACCGAAAAGGAGTATTCTATTTATGACTGTAACAGGTGAAGAAAAGGGATTACTTGGGTCTAGATACTATACGGATACTGATCCGATTTTTCCATTGGAGAATACCGTTGCTAACTTAAACATTGATATGGTGGGTCGAGTAGATGATGCGCATTCTGATGCTTCAGATTATATCTATTTGATTGGCTCTGATAAGCTGTCTACAGAGTTACATGAGCTTTCAGAAAAGGTAAACAAGACATATACAAATCTGAATCTGGACTACACATATAATGATGAGAATGATCCGAATAGATTCTACTACCGATCAGATCATTACAACTTTGCTAAGAATAACATTCCAATCATTTTCTATTTTAATGGAACACACCCTGATTATCACAAATCGACTGATACGATAGAAAAGATTGAGTTTGAAACAATGGAAAAAAGAGCAAGACTTGTGTTCCACACAGGTTGGGAAGTAGCAAATCGATCAGAAAGAGTTAAGGTAGATAAATGA
- the gcvP gene encoding aminomethyl-transferring glycine dehydrogenase, protein MKLNLNDRVAFERRHNGPSNEEVSNMLEVIGLKSVDQLISEAIPAPILKKELMDLPPALNEFEYLNHLQEVADKNKVFNSFIGQGYYNCVVPTVIQRNILENPGWYTAYTPYQAEIAQGRLEALINFQTMVIDLTGMEIANASLLDEGTAAAEAMSMLYGLRKGDKKSSNKFLVDNQVFPQTLDVLKTRALPFGIELEIVDLANVDVTSPEIFGVFFQYPNNSGSVRDWSAIVAAAKENGVFTACSSDLLALTLLTAPGEWGTDVVVGTSQRFGVPMGYGGPHAAFFATREAYKRSIPGRIIGASKDAHGNDAYRMALQTREQHIKRERATSNICTAQVLLAVMAGMYAVYHGSEGLKNIGARTHGLAKETANNIAQYGFENQNTFFFDTLRIPLSPEHLTTIKQLSEESQINFRYFEDGVGVSFDESHTVEDANKVAKIFARLGNAFESPIVEDFEVEYPSSLTRNTPYLQHPIFNQYHSEHELLRYMKRLENKDLSLVHSMISLGSCTMKLNATSEMIPVTWPEFGNIHPFAPKDQAEGYGILINELHDWLVEITGFHSVSFQPNSGAQGEYAGLMVIKSYLEGTGQPNRNVALIPSSAHGTNPASAVMAGMRVVIVKCDENGNIDVDDLREKAEANSNELAALMVTYPSTHGVFEEEIIEICKIMHDNGGQVYMDGANMNAQVGLTSPGIIGADVCHLNLHKTFCIPHGGGGPGMGPIGVAEHLTPYLPGHFTEHSNNPSVSAAPYGSASILPISHGYIAMMGAQGLTNATKIAILNANYIAARLKDHYPVLYANDKGRNAHELIIDCRQFKKSGVEVEDIAKRLIDYGFHAPTVSFPVPGTMMIEPTESEVQEELDRFCDAMIAVRAEVQEVIDGVADAKDNPLKNAPHSYKVLMSDEWKYPYSREKAGFPAPYVRENKFWPAVSRVDSAYGDRNLMCSCLPLDAYEEEVEA, encoded by the coding sequence ATGAAATTAAATCTTAATGATCGTGTAGCATTCGAAAGAAGACATAATGGTCCTTCTAATGAGGAAGTTTCCAATATGTTGGAAGTGATTGGTTTAAAATCAGTTGATCAATTGATTTCTGAAGCAATTCCAGCTCCAATACTCAAGAAGGAATTAATGGACCTTCCTCCTGCATTAAATGAGTTCGAGTATTTAAATCATCTGCAAGAGGTCGCGGATAAAAATAAGGTTTTCAACTCTTTCATAGGACAGGGGTATTACAATTGTGTAGTCCCTACGGTTATCCAGCGTAATATTTTGGAAAACCCAGGCTGGTATACTGCTTATACACCTTATCAGGCGGAAATAGCTCAGGGTAGACTTGAAGCACTGATCAATTTCCAAACAATGGTTATCGACCTGACAGGAATGGAAATAGCTAATGCTTCTCTACTTGATGAAGGTACTGCAGCCGCTGAAGCAATGTCTATGCTATATGGCTTGCGAAAAGGAGACAAAAAATCATCAAACAAATTTTTAGTCGATAATCAAGTGTTTCCTCAGACGCTGGATGTCTTAAAAACACGCGCCCTTCCTTTCGGAATAGAGCTAGAGATCGTAGATCTTGCCAATGTAGATGTTACATCTCCTGAAATTTTTGGGGTATTTTTTCAATATCCAAATAACTCCGGATCTGTCAGAGACTGGTCTGCCATTGTAGCGGCTGCTAAAGAAAACGGGGTTTTCACAGCATGTTCTTCAGATTTATTGGCACTGACTTTACTAACAGCACCAGGAGAGTGGGGAACCGATGTTGTAGTAGGAACGAGCCAACGCTTTGGGGTGCCAATGGGCTATGGAGGACCTCATGCTGCTTTCTTTGCTACAAGAGAGGCCTACAAAAGATCAATCCCTGGTAGGATAATTGGCGCTTCAAAAGATGCCCATGGAAATGATGCCTATCGAATGGCGCTCCAAACAAGAGAGCAGCACATTAAACGAGAAAGAGCCACTTCCAACATTTGTACTGCACAAGTCCTTCTAGCTGTAATGGCTGGAATGTATGCGGTGTACCATGGTTCGGAAGGGTTAAAAAATATTGGTGCAAGAACTCACGGACTAGCAAAAGAAACTGCAAATAACATTGCTCAATATGGCTTTGAAAATCAAAATACTTTCTTTTTCGATACGCTAAGAATTCCGCTAAGTCCAGAGCATCTAACAACAATCAAGCAGTTAAGCGAGGAAAGTCAAATTAACTTTCGCTACTTCGAAGATGGTGTTGGTGTTTCCTTTGACGAATCTCACACTGTTGAGGATGCCAATAAGGTCGCTAAAATATTTGCCCGACTTGGAAATGCTTTTGAGTCTCCAATCGTTGAGGATTTTGAGGTTGAGTATCCTTCTTCACTTACAAGAAATACTCCATACCTTCAGCATCCCATTTTCAATCAGTATCATTCAGAACATGAGCTTCTTCGGTACATGAAGAGGTTAGAGAACAAAGATCTTTCATTGGTTCATTCAATGATTTCGTTGGGCTCGTGTACCATGAAGTTGAATGCAACTTCAGAAATGATTCCCGTAACATGGCCTGAGTTTGGAAATATTCATCCGTTTGCTCCAAAGGATCAGGCTGAAGGATACGGCATACTAATCAATGAACTTCATGATTGGCTGGTAGAGATTACAGGGTTTCATTCTGTATCATTTCAACCAAATTCAGGTGCGCAAGGTGAATATGCCGGTCTGATGGTAATCAAATCATACTTGGAAGGTACAGGCCAGCCAAATAGAAATGTAGCGCTTATTCCATCATCAGCACACGGTACTAACCCAGCAAGTGCCGTTATGGCTGGCATGAGAGTTGTCATCGTAAAATGTGATGAGAATGGAAATATTGATGTTGATGATTTAAGAGAAAAGGCTGAAGCCAATAGCAACGAACTTGCTGCACTAATGGTGACCTATCCTTCTACTCATGGGGTGTTTGAGGAAGAGATCATTGAAATATGTAAAATCATGCATGACAATGGTGGGCAGGTCTATATGGATGGAGCTAACATGAATGCTCAGGTAGGGCTTACTTCTCCTGGGATCATTGGTGCAGATGTATGTCACCTTAACCTTCATAAGACATTTTGTATTCCTCACGGAGGAGGCGGTCCTGGTATGGGTCCGATTGGCGTTGCAGAGCACCTTACTCCGTATCTTCCAGGTCACTTTACGGAACATAGTAACAACCCTTCCGTATCAGCAGCACCTTATGGAAGTGCCAGCATTCTTCCTATTTCTCATGGATACATCGCCATGATGGGAGCTCAAGGTTTAACTAATGCGACAAAAATTGCTATTCTAAATGCTAACTACATAGCAGCGAGATTAAAAGATCACTATCCTGTTTTATATGCAAATGACAAAGGAAGAAACGCTCATGAATTGATTATTGACTGTCGTCAATTCAAAAAATCTGGTGTTGAAGTTGAAGATATTGCAAAAAGGCTCATAGACTATGGATTTCATGCTCCTACCGTTTCTTTCCCCGTTCCTGGAACGATGATGATTGAGCCTACCGAAAGTGAAGTTCAAGAAGAGCTAGATCGATTCTGCGATGCGATGATTGCAGTTAGAGCAGAGGTTCAGGAAGTGATTGATGGAGTGGCGGATGCAAAAGACAACCCTCTGAAAAATGCACCGCATTCATACAAAGTTTTGATGTCAGATGAGTGGAAGTACCCTTACTCAAGAGAAAAAGCTGGATTCCCGGCACCTTATGTGAGGGAGAATAAATTCTGGCCGGCAGTTAGTCGTGTCGACAGTGCATATGGTGATAGAAACCTTATGTGCAGCTGTCTCCCGTTGGATGCGTATGAAGAAGAGGTAGAAGCTTGA
- a CDS encoding SMP-30/gluconolactonase/LRE family protein produces the protein MKKFLLTLLIIVILLLAFVLYTFTSTGYFREINNTENYEVIAEIPLKGAEDFTINYEDRFMIISQDDRAGRRDGTKSKGHLYYLDLDSGEFRPKKLTANYKLPFYPHGISLLKLDSAHYQILAVNHARGHTIEKFELFGDSLVYMATFRDKSMISPNDVVILDEESFYFTNDHGYSGKWGRLAEDYLGVAASNVMYYDGNYKEVASGIKYANGINISKDRSQLLLASPRGFKLKYFDIQQDGSLELDKDLDVGTGIDNIELDENGDLWIGSHPNLLAFAAYAAGKKEKAPSEVIKISNGKAESLYEDDGSFISASSVAAPYNGLLFVGTVMDDKLVVLKKK, from the coding sequence ATGAAGAAATTTTTACTCACACTCCTGATCATTGTAATCCTTTTATTGGCTTTTGTCCTTTACACATTCACGTCAACAGGATATTTCCGTGAAATTAATAACACTGAAAACTATGAGGTTATTGCAGAAATCCCCTTGAAAGGTGCAGAAGATTTTACAATAAACTATGAAGATAGATTTATGATCATCTCTCAGGATGATCGTGCAGGGCGAAGAGATGGGACTAAATCAAAAGGACATCTCTATTATCTTGATCTGGACTCAGGTGAATTCCGACCTAAAAAACTAACGGCTAACTACAAGCTGCCTTTCTATCCTCATGGCATTAGCTTGTTAAAATTGGATTCTGCTCACTATCAAATACTTGCTGTGAATCATGCGAGAGGTCATACGATTGAAAAATTTGAATTGTTTGGAGATAGCCTGGTTTACATGGCCACTTTCAGAGATAAGAGTATGATTAGCCCCAATGACGTAGTTATCCTTGATGAAGAGTCTTTCTATTTTACAAATGATCATGGATATTCAGGAAAATGGGGAAGACTTGCTGAGGATTATTTGGGAGTGGCTGCTTCGAATGTGATGTACTATGACGGAAATTACAAAGAAGTCGCTTCCGGAATAAAATATGCGAATGGCATCAATATCTCGAAAGATAGAAGTCAGCTGCTTCTGGCCTCTCCACGCGGGTTTAAGCTAAAATACTTCGATATTCAGCAAGATGGCTCTCTGGAGCTAGATAAAGATTTGGATGTGGGAACGGGCATAGACAACATTGAGCTGGATGAAAATGGAGACCTATGGATCGGATCACACCCAAACTTGCTCGCTTTCGCAGCGTACGCTGCAGGTAAAAAAGAAAAAGCACCCTCAGAGGTAATTAAAATTTCAAATGGTAAGGCAGAGAGCTTGTATGAAGATGATGGTTCCTTCATATCCGCGAGTAGTGTTGCGGCTCCTTATAACGGTTTACTTTTTGTTGGTACAGTGATGGATGATAAGCTAGTTGTGCTGAAGAAAAAATAG
- a CDS encoding DUF4097 family beta strand repeat-containing protein, whose amino-acid sequence MKTIIAGLILLTCVSGMAQNDKKSSFTISVKGNAAETWLVIDNLSSDLKIEGTSGSDIKIESKNYRGLPDKAQGLKPLSASGPENTGIGLSMKQEGNTITLSGAHREADNADYIMYLPKNLKLKVNYNSWQAGDVVIKGMAGEVEAKSQVGDLEFIDVTGPIVAHTLSSDLEVTFTSLSSTSPSSLSSTSGDIDVTLPESTKGTFKMATVSGGVYTAFDFDFGEDAKIRRIGGQNATGKLNGGGVEVSLKTVSGDIYVRKPE is encoded by the coding sequence ATGAAAACGATTATAGCAGGCCTAATACTATTGACATGTGTCAGTGGAATGGCGCAAAACGATAAAAAGAGCAGTTTTACCATTTCGGTAAAAGGAAATGCAGCTGAGACATGGCTGGTAATAGATAACCTTAGCTCCGACTTGAAAATAGAAGGAACCTCAGGGTCAGACATAAAAATTGAAAGCAAAAATTATAGAGGCCTTCCAGATAAAGCCCAAGGACTTAAGCCACTTTCAGCTTCAGGACCGGAAAATACAGGAATAGGGTTGAGTATGAAGCAGGAAGGCAACACTATTACGCTTTCCGGAGCTCACAGAGAAGCAGATAATGCAGATTATATCATGTACTTACCGAAAAACCTAAAACTTAAAGTCAACTATAACTCATGGCAGGCTGGTGATGTAGTAATCAAAGGAATGGCCGGCGAAGTAGAGGCAAAAAGTCAAGTAGGTGATTTAGAGTTTATAGATGTAACAGGACCTATTGTAGCACATACACTAAGTTCAGATCTTGAGGTCACATTCACTTCTCTTTCTAGTACATCACCATCTTCTTTGAGCTCTACAAGTGGAGATATAGATGTGACGTTACCAGAATCCACCAAAGGGACATTCAAAATGGCCACCGTTTCGGGAGGAGTTTACACTGCATTTGATTTTGACTTTGGTGAGGATGCAAAAATCAGAAGAATTGGAGGTCAAAATGCAACTGGGAAACTAAATGGAGGAGGAGTGGAAGTTTCATTGAAGACGGTTAGCGGAGATATCTACGTAAGAAAACCAGAATAA
- a CDS encoding HEAT repeat domain-containing protein, whose amino-acid sequence MKETITDEQLIALLEGEANAELESKINTETDLKKRYNDLKEIMLAIETSSEVEVPVHIQTGFQQALINEKINRKGNHWSWMQVAAAVALLIVGFGMGKFSTNDSSQELALLKGEIQSLREVTLTSALQRHSASERIMAVNQIEEKSTLNTELISTLITTLNSDESPNVRYAALQALEKFIGEADVRAELVKSLESQIDPLIQISLITILVEAEERSAIAPLRDMIEKENTSPEVKQQAEVAIQVLT is encoded by the coding sequence ATGAAAGAAACAATCACAGATGAACAATTAATTGCACTCCTTGAGGGAGAGGCGAATGCAGAGTTGGAATCCAAAATTAATACGGAAACTGACTTGAAGAAGCGCTACAATGACTTGAAAGAGATAATGCTAGCAATTGAGACCTCCAGCGAAGTTGAGGTGCCTGTACATATTCAGACAGGCTTTCAGCAAGCATTAATCAATGAAAAGATCAACAGAAAGGGGAATCATTGGTCGTGGATGCAAGTAGCAGCGGCTGTGGCATTGCTGATTGTCGGTTTCGGAATGGGTAAATTCTCTACTAATGACTCGTCACAGGAATTGGCACTATTAAAAGGTGAAATACAGTCGCTTAGAGAAGTAACGCTAACGAGCGCGCTACAGCGCCATTCGGCAAGTGAGCGCATCATGGCGGTTAATCAAATTGAAGAGAAATCGACACTTAATACTGAGCTGATCTCAACGCTGATCACCACACTTAATTCGGATGAAAGCCCGAATGTGAGATACGCTGCGCTACAAGCTCTTGAAAAGTTTATTGGCGAAGCAGATGTTCGAGCGGAGTTAGTTAAGTCGCTTGAGTCACAAATAGATCCTCTCATTCAGATTTCGCTGATTACCATTTTGGTAGAAGCGGAAGAACGAAGTGCTATTGCACCATTGAGAGATATGATAGAAAAAGAAAATACATCACCTGAGGTGAAGCAGCAAGCAGAAGTTGCTATTCAGGTTTTGACGTAA